TGGATAAAGTTTCGCTACTACCGGATAGAGGTGAAAAATCGTTTTAGAAAATGTTCGCGAAGCTCGGTATATAAAGAActatagcgacggatttttaaaacccgtcgctatatagcgacgggtaAAAAAGacccgtcgctaaattagcgacggtaaaaggcaaaccgtcgccgatctaaatCGGCGACCGTTTGTGCAAGAAAACCGTCGCGTTTTTACCTTGCCCAAACCTCCCCTTTAGCGactttttttattaaaaccgtcgtctattaaattaagcgacggtttatgaaaatttgtcgctataatagcgacggtagGATACAAGACCGTCGCACGTGGTGACGTGTAAAATACCAATCGCACAAAATGGCGATGGGTTTGTGGAACAGTCGCAATAATAGCAATGGTGTattgtaaaccgtcgctaatatagcgacgACTTTAATAAGacagtcgctattatagcgacgggtttaatTAAACGGTCGCCGCTATATAACGACGGgatataaaaaccgtcgctatttgagCAACggttttactaaaaccgtcgctaatcctTCCGTTTTTTTTCTACTCCTGATTTCTGAGACTTAATTCCTCTATTTTGCACAAAGGATATAATTGTAGATATGATTATCAGTTGATGAAGTGTTATGCGttgctttaaaaaaattaattatttactaatcacttgaatataaattttaatatggtACAAGCTCTAATTGTTCAGACCATTGCTAATCAGCGATACAAAAACATAAAGAGTGTTCtcagtaaatattttttttttaaaaggagaAACAGAATGTGCTCCTAAATTTGAGCTTTTTTGAATGAAACTATGTAGAAAGAGTGAcaaaaatatgactttttgaatTAAATTATGTAGACGAGACCAAATGGTGCAAATAAAAAGTGCACAAATGTGTTCCTCGGAACTTGAATTCATGGGAAGAACCCGTATGTTTGAACAACACAACTATTTGTAATCTCCTTTACTAACACCATGATTCGGTTTAAGTAACGAGAACAAATTGGTTGTTTACTTGGAGTTCGGATGCATTTGTTGACAGTTATGTTATCGTCGCGCACAAACATATTGTGAGAAACATTAAATTTTTGTGACATGTTCGTTGATGtttgaaatatcaaaattatatttacaaaaatgagTTGTTATCATCCTTCTTGTCTATTCATATACTTTGATTTCTTTTGTTAGTCTCTCGATGTAATCATCTATTCATCTATCTTGTGAATTAAATTGATTATCATatttaaatatcttaaaaaCTCGAAGttacaaaattcataaatacATCAACTAAATTCTCAAGTAAAAAATGTTATATCTATTGAAATCCTATCTACATTAACGAGTTTTCAAAGCTCTTTGATGACACTAATATTTTAAATGCTCTTACCGATTGTTTAATGATTCATATTACAACTAATATTTAAGTTAAAGTTGTCGCGTTCGTAAAACCATTAGCGTCAACTATATCATTAAGTGAGGCACCCTTACAACCACTACCCTGATTTATTTATGGATGTTCTTTTTTCGAATTTATGATAACAAATTTATGGAGTAGATCTATGATTAAATTTTAAGATGAACATATACGTTATGTCCAATTCGAGACTTGTTATTAAAATTCTCCTATTTTAATACCAACTCAATATTTTCCTTAACTATtttcaattttataaattctttgtttttccatattttttttactttgttAAGCATAATGTCAACTTGAAATAGACTACAAAtataaaagtaaataaaaaattactatAACCAAAATATTATggcttttaaaattaaattattaaataagacCTAAACAAATATGAACATATGATTAATTGATCTTGAGATAAATATAAATGCTTATATGTTGGACTACAGAGCTGGGTAAGACACCTCAAGAATTGAGGTGCCACCCTTacctatatatataaacacatcACAATCCCCAAATAGTacttgggttttttttttttatcaaaagcCTAGCCCATTTAGAATGCAATCACAATGGAAATGCGCTGGGCCTAGGCCCAAACGAATGAGAGAAAGCTTCTCTTTAAATCCACCTAGGGCTTCTCATATTCACGGCACTCTAGTAAAATAGAATAGATAGAAATTCGCGTATTCAATTTCAGAACTTGAGTGACAAAACCTAATCAGCTTTGTGGAATTACAGACGGAGGACATTACGTTGCTGATTCTATTCGAGCAGGCTCAAAAGATTCACCAAATCGCCTCCGATTCTTCAATCGAACAGGTTTTAGAGTGACTGTGTATTAGATGTATGTTATATTCTGCTATCTTTTTCTTTGAGTATTATTTCATGTATTTGtttcatttttaataattattgtcaGGAAACTGTGAGAAACGGTTGCGAGCTTTTGAGGAAATACGAGGATATGATTGGAAAGTTGGGGTTATTTTCATCTAATGAGACGAAGGATGATATCAGTACTAACAACCTCAAATATCTTCATGtaggtgttgaatatttttttaatcttcATGAAAGGCAAAGTAATCTAAATGGATGAATGTTCTGGTTTTGTTTTCCGCTTTAATCTTTAAACTCACTTTCTTGCAAATGTGATAAAAAAAACGTGAGCTGATTTTCGTTTCTGTGATAATCTGATGTATTGGTCGTGTCTGAAAGTTATCATTTAAAAGTATTTAACTCATGGTCTTTGATGCAGGTTCCATATTATCTCGGTGAGCTAACAGAAAAAAATTCACAGGAGAACCGGATTCAGATTCTTAAAGCTTCACTAGCCAGGCTAAAGGTACTAGTTTTAGATTTTGGTCACACGATAAGGCAATGTGCTCAAGGAAGCTATTGATAATTTTTTGAATGTCGAATTTTCATTTGGCCATATTCTaggaatttatttcattttgtgAAGCTATGGAGCTAGTACCAGAAGATGAACTGGAATCATCTATGCAATCAAGGAGCAATTCATCTGCTGATCAAAGAGCTAAGAAGGTTGGCATTCTTCCTCGGACATGTTTCATTGAACTTCATAGTTCCATTTGTTGAATAAGTGATAGTACTCCTCTGCATCTAATACTTGGGATTTACTTCAGATTGCTCGGTTCAAACGCACAAAAGCGGCCGAGTCAAAATTGCTTGAAATAAAGGAACGGAAGGAACGTCGTGGGCGCTCAACTAGAGCATCTGCACTCTCTACTCCCATAGAGAGGGGGGAACAAGATTTAGAGGATGATGACGGAGAAGAGGAAAGGGAAGTAAGTTGTTTATGGAGAATTCATTTAATCAATGTGATGTTCTTTATAGAATAGGTTTCTAGCGTGAGTTACATTGTGTCTCCTGGCTTTTCTTAATGCCAAAAGCACATAATATACAATTTTATGATGCACATTTCACTGGTGCTTGTAATTTGAATACATGTGGTCAATATATGTAGCTGCTCTGAATCATGAAAAAGAGGAAGAATTCAACATTTTATGGTCGTAATAACTTGAACAGACATATCTGGACTGAGAATTCACCTCTATTTAACATCAGCACTTTCTTGTTGGTTTTAAGGCTTACTTTTTGCTGGTCATTTATTTTTCCTCTGTGTCACAGTATTATGAGGAAAATTCACCCTCGCAATTGCCTATGTCACCATCTGATACGTGCTTTTCTATTCTATTTTGAAGTATAAACATGTTAAATTGTTTGTTATAACACATTTTTCATGTAAATTTTAGTGATTACATTGATTGTGAACTGATTTAATAAATCGTAATGttgcattttctatttttattcaaataataCTAATTCATATCACGGGTGTCAATTCGAGTGGGTTGGGTGGGGTTGAGCAAAAGTATTATTCAAAAATTGCTCAACCCAAACCTAAACCCGAATCTAGCCATCAACCCATATAactcgattttgaattttttaaagaaaattaaataatacttTTTGTTGTGTGTACATATtggtgttttgatgatttttgtGTGTGTAATATGTAAACTACTTGTAATAAACACTGGTTTTACAGTCTTTTATCACCTTACTTGTATATATTATCTGGAATTTTCTTAACCTTCtgaaatttaatattaattgaataaatatttgatttaggATTCGACTGTAATCAATACACTTCATTGATCCAAAATCTAAAGTAAATTCGTAAGCAGGGAAAAAAAGAGAATTTGAAGGGAGATTAAAGTGTTATTTTTAGGTATTCCAAGTTAAAAATACACTAAATACTGCCATAGTTAAGACTCAgacaaataataaaaaatatataaaaacaatTCATTGCACACCAACAAAGTTCATGAAAACATACAGAATCCACCGCCTTGCATATGAATTCTATACAATACCTACTATACACACTGAAGAAGCCTTCAACACAAAATGTTTACAACAGCAGCATAAATCAACTCGTCCTGTGCTATCACACAGATTTGATTGTCATTGGTAAAAAAAATCAACTTTACCAGCAAACGCCAAAAAACCACATTTTGCGGTCGATTTGCATCCAAAATATGCCAATGCATCTTATCTGTGTAATACAAAAACAAGACAAAAAAAACCTTTGATCTTTTTCCAAATTTGTTCAGCTGTCAGCGGTCAACGCATTTAAACCCACTGTAAACCCACAACCAAACTGCAAACAAGATGGTGCAAATGATCAGATCTAGGGACAAAACAATCCAAACTTGCTTTTTCCAAACATTCTTTGCCTTGTGATGGTTGTGTAGCCCCAGTAATTCTGTAGAATAAACTCCATTCTTGTGCATAACAAGAGAAAATTCTCGGCCAGATCCTATTCCCatgattttcattttcttcacaaactCGGTTTTCTCCTTTTTCGGTGTTCATTCTTCCCTTTTCCTTGAATTCTCCGAACCACTTTTTCTTGATCATCTTGAACGTCATGACAGCATCCGAATTATGTCTTCCCACCGAACAGGGCCCCGACCACAACATCCTGTTTGGGTTCATTCTCATCCCCCTGGGAGACCCGAAGCCCTCCACGTCTGTGCCGAGAGCATGACCTAGAAGTTGATGGAAAACCGGGTTAAATTCACCTTGAAAACAATGTGAGCTCAAAAGTTCCAACCTCTTTTTCCCCGGATCCCCGTTAAAAACGTCCTCAAAAGAGTCTTTCACGCTCTTCAAAAATGCCCAACCTTCCGAATTCTCCAATTTCACATCGAAAATCGCGAAATAAACGAAAGGGTCCTCGATCAAGAAAGAGTAGGTGCGGGAGAAGGTGGAATGAAAAGCCGGAGTCTTTTCCAAACATTTCGCGGCAAGAGCACCTAGGGTCTCGTCCCTGGAATTGAACTCCGCCAAAACGGTGGTGCCCTTCGCAATGCAGGCGTAGTGTAGCACATCCGGATACAACACCATCGTACAAATCCAATGCAACCCTTAATACccaaaaaaaattcttatttcGTAATCCCCTTTTCGCTTCTATTCCTGAAAAAGGAAAATCCAATTGGATGGTTGCTTCAAGTACGTATACAATTGTGGGTTTATCGAAATCAACCCCTTTGAGGTAGGGCAACATGCGGAAACGGCGTCAAAAACGCCGAAAGAAACAACTCTAGGGATTGCGAGAAGTCGGTTCAGCCGCCGGAAAAGGAGAAGAAGCCTCGAACAACTAGGAAATTTAGGTAAATAACACTCAACAACAACATATTTAAAAAACTAGCACTCACTTTTGAAATGTCTATTTTtcccttattttaaatattttcaaatcctTTTTTTTTCTTAGAACCTAAACTAAtgttttcttcttcttcctttGGGCTGCTCatttgttcttttttttttagggttatggtaaaaacaaagtgagtaattcgtgttttatatcctatttactatattatggtatgttttcattgataaaaaattacgaaattaaacatagtgtgAAATAAGACAAAAATGACTAAGgcgaccgaatggcgactgGGAGCAACCGAATGGCGATTGAGTTATATAGTAAAAAATAGTGAGCAAGTTCATGTTTTACATGATActtaatatattatgatatatttttatggataaGAGATTATAAGATAAAAATAGTGTGAAATAAGCTAAAATGCGATTGAGGGCGACCGAATGACGATTGAGTGATATGATAAAAACAAAGTGagcaaattcgtgttttatatcacatttactatattatggtaCGTTTTCATGGATAAGAAAttacgaaattaaacatagtgtgaaataaggcaaaaatgactgagggcgaccgaatggcgactgAGACCGACCGAATGTCGACTGAGTTATatagtaaaaaaatattgagcaagttcaagttttatattttacttaatatattataatatattttttatggatatgagtttataaaatgaaaaataatgtgAAAGAAGCTAAAAAGCGATTGAAGGCGACCGAATGACGATTGAGTCATGTCGTAAAAACAAAGTGAGtaaattcgtgttttatatcatatttactatattatggtgTGTTTTCAAGTAtaagaaattatgaaattaaacatagtgtgAATTAAGGCAAAAATGACTGAGGGCGGCCGAATGGCGACTGGGAACGACCGAATGACGATTGAGTTATATAGTAAAAAATAGTGAGCAAgttcatgttttatatgctacttaatatattatgatatatttttatagaTGAGAGATTATAAGATGAAAAATAGTGTGAAATAAGCTAAAAAGCGATTGAGAGCGATCAAATGATGATTGAGTGATTTGGTAAAAACAAAGTGAGtaaattcgtgttttatatcacatttactatattatggtaCGTTTTCATGGATAAGAAAttacgaaattaaacatagtgtgAAATAAGGCAAAAACGACTGAGGGGCACCGAATGGCGACTGAGTTATATAGTAAAAAATAGTGAGCAAGTTCATGTTTTATATCCTActtaatatattatgatatatttttatagataagagattataaaatgaaaaatagtGTGGAATAAGCTAAACAGCGATTGAGGGTGACCGAATGAAGATTGAGTGATATGATAAAAACAAAGTGGGtaaattcgtgttttatatcttatttactatattatgatatttttcatgtataagAAATTACAAAATTAAACATATTGTGAAATAAGACAAAAATGACTGAGGGCGACTGAATGGCGACTGGGAGCGACCGAATGACGACTGAGTTATATAGTAAAAA
This genomic interval from Primulina eburnea isolate SZY01 chromosome 16, ASM2296580v1, whole genome shotgun sequence contains the following:
- the LOC140816008 gene encoding PP2A regulatory subunit TAP46-like; this encodes MEDITLQILFEQAQKIHQIASDSSIEQETVRNGCELLRKCEDMIGKLGLFSSNETKDDISTNNLKYLLVPYYLGELTEKNSQENRIQILKASLARLKEFISFCEAMELVPEDELESSMQSRSNSSADQRAKKIARFKRTKAAESKLLEIKERKERRGRSTRASALSTPIERGEQDLEDDDGEEEREYYEENSPSQLPMSPSDTCFSILF